In Periplaneta americana isolate PAMFEO1 chromosome 4, P.americana_PAMFEO1_priV1, whole genome shotgun sequence, one DNA window encodes the following:
- the spn-B gene encoding DNA repair protein XRCC3, with amino-acid sequence MADNAFWDLPPKVYENLEKAGLTSASSIITSTDYDLQKLGNLTIEECRLVRSRVSKSVLTPWFTPVADISCTFTDKWRRLSVGCSKLDDFLQGGVALRGITEIAGESSSGKTQLCLQLCLTVQYPFSCGGLAGGAVYICTEDAFPSRRLQELFCTFPPTFQQPHNKINFGDNVFVEHIGDVENLKQCLCVRLPQLLMQRNIRLIVVDSIAGLFRADYEPGDAIIRAKELQMVGSQLHKLADQFRLAVICVNQVADVINDGARQKPVAALGLAWANMVTTRLQLSRTARSVEERCVRTMEVVFAPDLPSDSCNFVVTSAGVCGI; translated from the exons ATGGCTGATAATGCCTTTTGGGATTTGCCTCCAAAAGTGTACGAAAATTTGGAGAAAG CTGGATTGACTTCGGCCAGCTCAATTATAACAAGTACAGATTATGATTTACAGAAGTTGGGAAATCTAACCATAGAGGAATGTCGATTAGTTAGGTCACGTGTCTCCAAATCAGTTTTGACACCTTGGTTCACTCCAG TTGCAGATATCAGTTGCACATTTACAGACAAGTGGCGTCGCTTATCTGTCGGTTGCAGTAAACTAGACGATTTCTTGCAAGGTGGTGTTGCTTTGCGTGGGATCACAGAAATCGCAGGCGAAAGTAGCAGCGGGAAAACACAGCTGTGCTTGCAGCTTTGCCTGACGGTGCAGTACCCATTCTCATGTGGCGGTCTCGCTGGAG GTGCGGTTTACATCTGCACTGAAGATGCCTTCCCTTCTCGCCGTCTCCAGGAGTTATTCTGCACTTTCCCGCCCACATTTCAACAGCCTCACAACAAAATCAACTTCGGAGACAACGTCTTTGTTGAGCACATTGGTGACGTT GAGAATCTGAAGCAGTGCCTGTGTGTGCGCCTGCCACAACTGCTGATGCAGCGCAACATCAGACTGATCGTGGTGGACTCCATAGCCGGGTTGTTCAGAGCAGACTACGAGCCTGGCGATGCCATCATTCGAGCAAAGGAGCTGCAGATGGTTGGCAGTCAGCTCCACAAACTGGCTGACCAGTTCCGTTTGGCTGTGATCTGTGTGAATCAG GTGGCAGATGTGATTAATGATGGTGCAAGGCAGAAGCCGGTGGCTGCGCTGGGGCTGGCATGGGCCAACATGGTGACCACCCGTCTGCAGCTGTCTCGCACTGCACGGTCTGTAGAGGAGAGATGTGTTAGGACTATGGAGGTCGTGTTTGCTCCAGATCTCCCCAGCGACTCCTGTAACTTCGTTGTGACAAGTGCTGGAGTGTGTGGAATATGA
- the Mfap1 gene encoding microfibrillar-associated protein 1, with translation MNNTAGISIQSTAGAVPVRNDKGEVSMQKVKVHRYVSGKRPDYAPMSSSEEESEDDDFIEQKRRNLAGRPMSPAEPVEQDVEVAGDMEVDDPRLRRLKTRRADDHGEESEDENRMERHRHIHAPEILETGGSDEEREKRRIGKLAESEEEEEEDELSDEEIERRRLTLRQKVLNRKEDEEVEVLDKEEEGRSPEESASESSEYEEYTDSEEETGPRLKPVFVRKKDRVTVMEKEREALRQKQAEIEAKKMAEERRKYTLKMVEDEVRKETTVKEGDEPSLNDVNTDDENDEVEYEAWKLRELKRIKRDREEREQVERERLEIERLRNMTEEERRQELRNNPKFVTNKATKGKYKFLQKYYHRGAFFMNEDDDLYKRDFSAATLEDHFDKTILPKVMQVKNFGRSGRTKYTHLVDQDTTQFDSPWISETAQNLKFHNNQAAGMKQVFERPSVKRSK, from the exons ATGAATAATACGGCAGGTATAAGTATCCAGAGTACAGCAGGGGCTGTACCCGTTAGAAATGACAAAG GCGAGGTTTCTATGCAGAAAGTGAAAGTCCATCGATATGTATCAGGAAAGAGACCCGATTATGCACCTATGTCAAGTAGTGAGGAAGAATCGGAAGACGATGATTTTATTGAACAGAAGCGAAGAAATCTTGCTGGTCGACCAATGTCACCTGCAGAACCTGTGGAGCAAGATGTGGAagtggcaggggatatggaagtTGATGACCCCAGACTTCGGAGACTTAAAACAAGAAGAGCTGATGACCATGGTGAAGAAAGTGAAGATGAGAACAGAATGGAAAGGCATAG GCACATCCATGCACCAGAAATCCTGGAGACAGGAGGATCAGACGAAGAACGGGAAAAGCGGAGAATTGGCAAGCTGGCGGAgagtgaggaggaggaggaagaagacgaGCTGAGTGACGAGGAGATAGAGAGGCGACGACTCACGCTGCGGCAGAAAGTCCTCAATCGCAAGGAAGACGAG GAAGTCGAGGTGCTGGATAAGGAGGAGGAAGGCCGCTCACCCGAGGAAAGTGCTTCAGAATCATCAGAATACGAGGAGTACACAG ACTCTGAAGAAGAAACAGGCCCTCGACTCAAACCCGTGTTCGTCCGTAAAAAAGACCGTGTGACAGTGATGGAGAAGGAACGTGAAGCATTGCGTCAGAAACAGGCAGAGATTGAGGCTAAGAAAATGGCCGAAGAACGTCGTAAATACACACTCAAA ATGGTGGAGGATGAGGTTCGCAAGGAGACAACAGTCAAAGAGGGCGATGAACCATCACTAAATGACGTCAACACAGATGACGAGAATGACGAAGTGGAGTATGAAGCATGGAAGCTGcgagagctgaagagaataaagaggGATCGAGAAGAGAGGGAGCA GGTCGAGAGAGAGCGGCTGGAGATAGAGCGTCTGCGAAACATGACGGAGGAGGAACGGCGGCAGGAGCTGAGGAACAACCCCAAGTTCGTCACCAACAAGGCAACCAAGGGCAAATACAAGTTCCTGCAGAAGTACTACCACCGAGGAGCTTTCTTCATG AATGAGGATGACGACCTGTACAAGCGAGACTTCTCGGCTGCGACACTTGAAGACCATTTCGACAAGACAATCTTGCCAAAGGTTATGCAGGTGAAGAACTTTGGGCGCAGCGGTCGTACCAAGTACACGCACCTCGTGGATCAGGACACCACACAGTTCGACTCTCCCTGGATATCAGAGACTGCGCAGAACCTTAAGTTTCACAACAATCAGGCCGCCGGCATGAAGCAGGTGTTTGAGAGGCCGTCTGTGAAGAGGAGCAAATAG